Proteins encoded by one window of Fischerella sp. PCC 9605:
- a CDS encoding DUF6825 family protein translates to MSNPLVQAFFVGRAVAEVLTERLENAFTDALSEVGKFDAELREQLRQFTDEVMERANQASEAASTGEFATAVGQTKTEPVDLQAMIDELRAEIAFLRTELQRYRSGRS, encoded by the coding sequence ATGAGTAACCCCCTTGTGCAAGCATTTTTTGTGGGCAGAGCAGTAGCTGAAGTACTTACAGAACGTTTAGAAAACGCCTTTACTGACGCTTTGAGCGAAGTAGGCAAATTTGATGCCGAACTTAGAGAGCAACTGCGCCAGTTTACAGACGAAGTCATGGAGCGAGCAAATCAAGCCAGCGAAGCTGCTAGTACTGGTGAATTTGCTACAGCAGTTGGGCAAACCAAGACCGAGCCAGTTGATTTGCAAGCAATGATTGATGAACTGCGAGCAGAAATAGCTTTTTTACGAACTGAATTACAACGCTATCGCAGTGGCAGAAGCTGA
- a CDS encoding HlyD family efflux transporter periplasmic adaptor subunit, which yields MPDLSLLLLACTNCSEAQPKISQTDTSHCQQILEDETTTQANSDLSTCVSEPESTEVAFSSPSQPLLQLGSQGTAVSQLQTQLQKLGYYHGAVDSKFGTITQAAVTKFQQEKHLDANGVINAATWKALQSSLQKVNTTNKAKPIVTASVPLADSVGDRDAQNNKKNRNYLVNQVEAAALEAPILLPLGGFLFLFTTGGLLFIWKRLPKTQHQWQLMLQGGSAIFSSVISLPAKESESEVSEFDQPVILKQSNVWSHAIIWSIVGVSSFAVAWACTAQIDESVPVQGKLAPQGLVKEVQAPVGGVIAKIHVQEGQRVEKGDLLVSFDPTAAQAKLRSLQEVKASLMRETLFYRTQMRTSTANSSSKQFHKSPELALLTENRAALVRENQLYRAELNGGEVLDNFDPQVQERIETRQKERDSRIAAVRLDVEQLTRQLNQVRVQLVSAKNNLSTNLEIADNLEKLVKDGAFGRLNYLERRQTANTSQGEVNRLVQEEERLRLAIAQGQKKLQNAIALSKEDLLSKIAENNKRIAEIDSQLTKVIVENQKRIEEINGQISELLLTLKYQELRASTSGVVFDLKPRGSGYVYNTSESILKIVPPENLVAQVYITNNDIGFVKSGMPVDVRIDSFPYTEFRDIKGKLVRVGSDALPPDQATPYYRFPAEIRLEKQSMNINGTDVPLQSGMSLSANINVRKRTVMSIFTEKFLGKIESLKYTR from the coding sequence ATGCCTGATCTATCTTTGTTACTGCTAGCCTGTACAAATTGTTCAGAAGCACAACCCAAAATTTCTCAAACAGATACTAGTCACTGCCAGCAAATTCTTGAAGATGAGACAACTACTCAAGCAAACTCTGATTTGAGTACCTGTGTTAGTGAACCAGAAAGCACCGAGGTAGCCTTTTCATCCCCTAGCCAACCTTTGCTACAGTTAGGTAGTCAAGGCACAGCGGTTTCGCAACTTCAAACTCAGCTGCAAAAACTCGGATATTATCACGGTGCAGTTGATAGCAAATTCGGTACGATTACCCAGGCAGCAGTTACAAAATTTCAGCAAGAGAAACATTTAGATGCTAATGGTGTTATTAATGCTGCTACTTGGAAGGCGCTACAATCATCCCTGCAAAAGGTTAACACTACTAACAAAGCTAAACCAATAGTAACAGCATCAGTCCCTTTAGCTGATTCTGTAGGCGATCGCGATGCTCAAAACAACAAAAAGAACAGAAATTACCTCGTAAATCAAGTAGAAGCTGCTGCGCTTGAAGCACCAATACTTTTGCCTCTAGGTGGTTTTTTGTTCTTGTTCACAACCGGAGGATTATTATTCATCTGGAAACGTCTTCCCAAAACACAGCACCAGTGGCAACTGATGTTGCAAGGGGGTTCGGCCATTTTCAGTTCCGTAATTAGCTTACCTGCTAAAGAGAGCGAATCTGAGGTCAGCGAATTCGATCAGCCTGTCATCTTAAAGCAATCCAATGTATGGTCACATGCCATTATCTGGAGTATTGTCGGTGTGTCGAGTTTTGCAGTTGCCTGGGCTTGTACTGCTCAAATCGACGAATCTGTTCCCGTGCAAGGCAAACTTGCACCCCAAGGTTTGGTGAAAGAGGTACAAGCACCAGTGGGAGGAGTCATCGCCAAAATTCATGTGCAAGAAGGGCAACGAGTTGAAAAGGGCGATCTTTTGGTTAGCTTTGACCCTACAGCTGCCCAAGCAAAATTACGCTCTCTGCAAGAGGTTAAAGCTAGCTTAATGCGGGAAACCTTATTTTACCGCACCCAGATGCGAACATCGACCGCTAATTCTAGTAGTAAGCAGTTTCATAAGTCACCTGAGTTAGCTTTACTTACAGAAAACCGTGCTGCTTTGGTGCGGGAAAATCAACTTTACCGTGCGGAATTGAATGGTGGTGAAGTATTAGACAATTTCGATCCGCAGGTGCAAGAACGCATAGAAACTAGGCAAAAAGAGAGAGACTCTCGGATCGCGGCAGTGCGATTGGATGTAGAACAATTAACTCGGCAGTTAAATCAAGTACGAGTGCAACTGGTTAGCGCGAAAAATAACCTATCAACAAATTTGGAGATTGCCGATAACCTCGAAAAATTAGTGAAAGACGGGGCATTCGGTCGCTTGAATTATCTAGAACGGCGACAAACAGCAAATACCAGCCAAGGTGAAGTTAATCGGCTTGTCCAAGAAGAAGAACGCCTACGGCTGGCGATCGCTCAAGGGCAAAAGAAATTACAAAATGCGATCGCTCTTTCCAAAGAAGATTTACTCAGCAAAATTGCTGAGAACAACAAGCGCATCGCTGAAATAGATAGTCAACTTACCAAAGTCATTGTTGAAAATCAAAAACGCATAGAAGAAATAAACGGTCAAATCAGCGAACTTCTTTTAACTCTTAAATACCAAGAACTCCGCGCATCGACGAGTGGTGTTGTTTTTGATCTCAAGCCACGTGGTTCTGGCTATGTCTACAACACCAGTGAATCTATTCTGAAAATAGTGCCACCAGAAAACCTAGTTGCCCAAGTTTACATCACCAACAACGATATTGGTTTTGTTAAAAGTGGTATGCCTGTAGATGTGCGAATTGATTCTTTCCCCTACACAGAATTCCGTGATATTAAAGGTAAATTAGTCCGGGTTGGTTCCGATGCTCTACCTCCCGATCAAGCCACTCCATACTATCGCTTTCCAGCTGAAATTCGCTTAGAAAAGCAATCGATGAACATCAATGGTACAGATGTACCTCTACAATCTGGAATGTCTTTAAGTGCTAATATTAATGTCCGCAAGCGGACTGTGATGAGTATTTTCACAGAGAAGTTTTTAGGGAAAATCGAAAGCTTGAAATATACTCGTTAG
- a CDS encoding peptidase domain-containing ABC transporter — MKPGITQAEILEFLADTPPFAQLPRASLDTLVVNCQLLQYRTGQWMLVRGRMPAQVMVIYQGQARVLGYDQRMESQVSLTVVEKGEFLGWLGLLRGVGCEAAIASTEVIAITIEAAEFLGLMSTVPEFEQAVRSRPHIIEVFELLSLELQRQADAATNLKDLARQVWQDTKVVNLPAGTVNSQQLDDKRLWLVSAGSIDDMTVGSRLSLSHSRKTWDSETEVRLLGIPWKTENKNPPPTPSLKISPAPEYPPNPAAESIAPADTIFVSGQGNIDAPLACFQMLSRILGGSFRRDLIRKVLTNQQKSKKQISLQVAGAVVEMMGLHAQLAKVPANVINRLNAPAIIYWQDSFALLYKITEREVVIADPSKGISSYSAAEFADIWGQSGQVLMVEKAESDRPEKFSLRWFLPSIYKYRLVLVEVLVASFFVQVFGLANPIITQIIIDTVLIQKSLDTLDILGIFLLVIAVFEAILTSLRTYLFADTTNRIDIRLGSEVIDHLLRLPLSYFERRRVGELAGRINELENIRQFLTGTALTVVLDALFSVIYIGVMLFYSWVLTLVALATVPLFAVLTTLVVPIVQQQLRKKAERYADTQSYLVEIITGIQTVKAQNIELKSRWQWHERYTRYISAGFKNVLTSSTANSISGFLNQFSSFVLLWVGAHLVISDKLTLGQLIAFRIIAGYVTSPLLRLIQLSQNFQEVALSIERLGDVLDTTPEVQLSDRNNIQLPEIQGAVKYIGVSFGFNPDDALQLLNINLDIPAGTFVGIVGQSGSGKSTMTKLLPRLYEPVAGQIQIDGYDIRKVELNSLRRQIGMVLQDTLLFEGTIQDNIALIRPDATTEEIIAAAKAAAAHDFIMGLPNGYNTIVGERGSALSGGQRQRIAIARTVLQNPRLLILDEATSALDYQSEQQVCRNLMEVFRERTVFFITHRLNTVKNADIIIIMDQGVIAEQGTHAELMAMKGRYYCLYQQQESQL; from the coding sequence ATGAAGCCAGGTATCACCCAAGCTGAAATATTAGAATTCTTAGCCGACACTCCCCCGTTTGCACAACTTCCGCGTGCCAGCTTAGATACACTCGTTGTTAACTGTCAACTGCTGCAATATCGTACCGGACAGTGGATGCTAGTCAGGGGAAGAATGCCAGCGCAAGTCATGGTAATTTATCAAGGACAAGCGAGGGTATTGGGTTATGACCAGCGGATGGAGTCTCAAGTTAGTTTGACGGTGGTAGAGAAAGGAGAGTTCCTGGGTTGGTTAGGATTGTTGCGTGGGGTAGGCTGCGAAGCGGCGATCGCCTCTACAGAAGTCATCGCCATCACTATAGAAGCAGCAGAATTTCTGGGATTGATGAGTACAGTACCAGAATTTGAACAAGCAGTGCGATCGCGCCCCCACATTATAGAAGTATTTGAACTCCTAAGTTTGGAACTCCAGCGTCAAGCAGATGCTGCCACTAATCTAAAAGATTTAGCGCGTCAAGTTTGGCAAGATACAAAAGTAGTGAATTTACCCGCAGGAACGGTAAATTCCCAACAACTTGATGATAAGCGCTTGTGGTTGGTCAGTGCTGGCAGCATTGACGATATGACAGTTGGTAGTCGATTATCGTTGAGTCACTCAAGGAAGACTTGGGACAGTGAAACCGAAGTACGCTTACTCGGCATTCCTTGGAAGACTGAAAATAAAAATCCTCCTCCCACTCCCAGTTTAAAAATTTCTCCTGCTCCAGAATACCCACCCAACCCCGCTGCTGAAAGCATCGCACCAGCAGACACGATCTTTGTATCGGGACAGGGTAATATTGATGCTCCCTTGGCCTGTTTCCAGATGTTGAGTCGCATCTTAGGGGGTTCTTTTCGCCGCGATTTAATCCGCAAAGTTTTGACCAATCAACAGAAGTCGAAAAAGCAGATTTCCTTGCAAGTGGCGGGAGCAGTTGTAGAAATGATGGGTTTGCACGCCCAATTAGCTAAAGTTCCTGCTAATGTCATCAACCGCCTCAATGCGCCAGCAATAATTTACTGGCAAGATAGTTTCGCCCTGCTATACAAAATTACAGAACGCGAAGTTGTTATAGCCGATCCATCCAAGGGAATCTCTAGCTATTCTGCTGCTGAGTTTGCCGACATTTGGGGGCAATCAGGACAAGTATTAATGGTAGAAAAGGCAGAAAGCGATCGCCCAGAAAAATTTAGTCTGCGTTGGTTTTTGCCTTCTATCTACAAATACCGCTTGGTATTAGTGGAAGTTCTGGTTGCTTCCTTTTTTGTTCAGGTATTTGGTTTGGCAAACCCAATCATCACCCAAATCATCATCGATACCGTATTAATTCAAAAAAGCCTTGACACTCTAGATATCCTGGGGATATTCTTGCTCGTGATTGCAGTGTTTGAGGCGATCTTAACGAGTCTGCGTACCTATTTGTTTGCTGACACTACTAACCGTATAGACATCCGCTTGGGGTCAGAGGTAATCGATCACCTTTTGCGATTGCCCCTCAGTTATTTTGAGCGTCGCCGCGTGGGAGAATTGGCGGGACGCATCAATGAACTGGAGAATATTCGTCAATTTTTGACAGGAACAGCCCTGACAGTGGTGCTAGATGCCCTGTTCTCTGTGATTTATATAGGTGTCATGCTGTTTTACAGCTGGGTGCTAACACTCGTCGCCCTCGCCACCGTGCCATTATTTGCAGTCTTGACAACTCTTGTTGTTCCTATTGTTCAACAACAGTTGCGAAAAAAGGCTGAACGCTACGCCGATACCCAGTCCTACCTTGTCGAGATCATCACCGGCATTCAAACGGTGAAGGCACAAAATATCGAATTGAAATCTCGCTGGCAATGGCATGAACGCTACACCCGCTACATCAGTGCTGGTTTCAAAAATGTCCTGACTTCCAGCACAGCCAACTCCATCAGTGGATTTTTAAATCAATTCTCTAGTTTTGTATTGCTGTGGGTAGGCGCTCATTTAGTCATCTCCGATAAACTCACACTAGGACAACTAATTGCCTTTCGGATTATTGCTGGTTATGTTACCAGCCCACTACTGCGTCTGATTCAACTGTCACAGAACTTCCAAGAAGTAGCATTATCCATCGAACGCCTTGGTGATGTTTTAGATACAACGCCAGAAGTACAGTTAAGCGATCGCAACAACATTCAGTTACCAGAAATTCAAGGAGCAGTCAAATACATAGGCGTTTCCTTTGGCTTTAACCCTGATGATGCCCTACAACTTCTGAATATCAATCTTGATATTCCTGCTGGTACCTTTGTTGGTATTGTTGGACAAAGCGGTTCTGGTAAAAGCACAATGACAAAATTGTTACCGCGACTCTACGAACCCGTAGCAGGACAAATTCAAATTGACGGCTATGATATCAGGAAAGTAGAATTGAATTCATTGCGCCGACAGATTGGGATGGTGCTACAGGATACCCTGTTGTTTGAGGGAACAATTCAAGATAATATTGCCCTCATTCGACCAGACGCAACTACCGAGGAAATTATTGCTGCTGCTAAAGCTGCTGCTGCCCACGATTTCATCATGGGACTACCCAACGGCTACAACACAATTGTTGGAGAACGGGGTTCTGCCCTTTCTGGTGGACAACGACAACGAATTGCGATCGCACGTACAGTTTTGCAAAACCCCAGATTACTAATTCTCGATGAAGCCACCAGTGCATTAGATTACCAGTCTGAACAACAAGTATGTCGCAATTTGATGGAGGTATTTCGGGAACGTACAGTCTTTTTCATCACTCACCGTCTTAACACCGTCAAAAACGCCGATATCATCATCATCATGGATCAGGGTGTAATTGCCGAGCAAGGAACACATGCCGAACTTATGGCAATGAAAGGACGCTATTACTGTCTTTATCAACAACAGGAGTCACAGCTATGA
- a CDS encoding serine/threonine-protein kinase, with the protein MSDPNIGRSLSNRYQLQELIGTGAMGRVYCAKDVLLGGVPVAVKFLALSVQNKKMRLQERFEREAKTCALLGQKSIHIVRVMDYGVDEHDTPFYVMEYLQGKGLNHIIRKQDLSLTRFLSLVRQISLGLQCAHNGISVDGKIYPIIHRDIKPSNMLVVQDDSFGELVKVLDFGIAKLLQADSNYTNYYLGTLAYSSPEQMEGKELDNRSDIYSLGVMMFEMLTGKMPLVAPTHSFGAWYKAHHTQPPRSFTEVAPTLQLPKEVENLVMSCLAKSPSDRPQNIGEILKVLTSLEQLDITSTHEPSTNLPALVSPPPRKIEFEHKSNIDLRTSPSNGEILQQAFWPQNKPIANIVFPQPIRLNGELKPALWVMLPHEEIQKRLTCTRYNQFLFITAPHPMLLWITLLYNCKHGPKWLPYYLDLKTNIGQEIARLLAKTGYYRLLFFTRETPNHYAHMIVSTIASAQRERLQQWVTMSNTLMASGDPQLSKNLLKTEYEKIKPQILAKLQAMDTDSTFDLSA; encoded by the coding sequence ATGTCAGACCCCAACATTGGTCGCTCACTTAGCAACCGTTACCAACTTCAAGAGTTAATTGGTACCGGAGCAATGGGTCGGGTTTATTGTGCTAAGGATGTTTTGTTGGGGGGTGTACCCGTCGCTGTTAAGTTTCTTGCTCTGTCAGTCCAAAATAAAAAAATGCGATTGCAGGAGCGTTTTGAGCGAGAAGCAAAAACCTGTGCCCTATTAGGACAGAAAAGCATTCATATTGTTCGAGTCATGGATTATGGCGTAGACGAACATGATACCCCGTTCTACGTGATGGAATATCTGCAAGGAAAAGGCCTCAACCATATTATTCGCAAGCAAGACCTATCTTTAACAAGATTCTTGAGTTTGGTACGTCAAATTAGTTTGGGGTTACAATGCGCCCACAACGGCATTTCTGTTGATGGTAAAATCTATCCGATTATCCACCGCGATATTAAGCCCAGCAATATGCTGGTTGTTCAAGACGACAGTTTTGGGGAGTTAGTCAAAGTTCTGGACTTTGGTATTGCTAAATTACTACAGGCAGATAGCAATTATACAAACTATTATTTAGGTACCCTGGCTTATTCTTCACCCGAACAAATGGAGGGCAAGGAGCTAGACAACCGCTCTGATATCTATAGTTTAGGTGTGATGATGTTTGAAATGCTCACAGGTAAGATGCCCTTGGTTGCCCCAACTCATTCTTTTGGAGCATGGTATAAAGCACATCATACTCAACCACCGCGTTCCTTTACTGAGGTTGCTCCCACCTTGCAACTACCAAAGGAAGTGGAAAATTTGGTGATGAGCTGTCTAGCTAAGTCACCTAGCGATCGCCCCCAAAATATCGGTGAAATTCTCAAGGTTTTAACATCCCTAGAACAGTTGGATATTACATCCACCCACGAGCCAAGCACTAATTTACCCGCTCTTGTTAGCCCCCCACCAAGAAAAATTGAGTTTGAGCATAAATCTAATATCGATTTACGCACATCCCCATCCAACGGCGAAATCTTACAACAAGCTTTTTGGCCGCAAAATAAACCCATTGCTAATATTGTTTTTCCTCAGCCCATCCGTCTCAATGGAGAGCTTAAGCCTGCGTTGTGGGTAATGCTACCGCACGAGGAAATTCAAAAGCGTTTAACCTGTACCCGCTACAATCAATTTCTTTTCATTACTGCTCCCCACCCCATGTTGTTGTGGATTACCCTGCTCTACAACTGCAAACATGGGCCGAAATGGTTGCCTTACTATCTCGATCTCAAAACAAATATCGGTCAAGAAATCGCTCGCTTACTAGCAAAAACTGGTTACTACCGCTTACTGTTCTTTACCCGAGAGACACCTAATCACTACGCTCATATGATTGTTTCAACTATTGCCTCTGCTCAACGTGAACGACTCCAACAGTGGGTAACGATGAGCAACACACTGATGGCATCTGGCGATCCACAACTTAGCAAAAATTTACTCAAAACTGAATATGAAAAGATAAAGCCTCAAATTCTAGCAAAGCTGCAAGCGATGGATACAGATTCGACCTTTGACCTTTCTGCCTAA
- a CDS encoding NblA/ycf18 family protein encodes MDKPIELTLEQQFSIRSFATQVQNMSHDQAKDFLVKLYEQMVVREATYKELLKHQWGLDSGSSWAA; translated from the coding sequence ATGGACAAACCTATCGAACTGACTCTAGAACAGCAATTCAGCATCCGCTCTTTTGCTACTCAGGTGCAAAACATGAGCCATGACCAAGCCAAAGACTTTTTGGTCAAGCTCTACGAACAAATGGTAGTACGGGAGGCAACTTACAAAGAGCTTCTCAAGCACCAATGGGGTCTAGATTCAGGTTCTTCTTGGGCTGCGTAG
- a CDS encoding Stp1/IreP family PP2C-type Ser/Thr phosphatase encodes MKLNFTGISDPGLIRSNNQDAYYIDPEGRFFIVADGMGGHAGGEQASRIATEEMKKYLVENWDSSKSSPQLLEEALWRANEAILQDQQSHPERADMGTTAVLVMFRSGEPPWCAHVGDSRLYRLRESELQQLTEDHTWVARALKMGDITSEEARIHHFRHVLSRCLGREDLNQVDVQQLDVKIGDRLLLCSDGLTEELVDENIACYLKESPSIEKAAISLVEAAKQEGGHDNITVVIVAVEGNSQ; translated from the coding sequence ATGAAACTTAATTTTACCGGTATCAGCGATCCCGGGCTTATTCGTTCTAATAATCAAGATGCTTACTATATTGACCCAGAAGGGCGCTTTTTCATTGTTGCTGATGGGATGGGTGGCCATGCAGGGGGTGAACAAGCAAGTCGCATTGCTACCGAGGAAATGAAAAAGTACTTGGTTGAAAATTGGGATTCTTCAAAGTCCTCACCACAATTGCTAGAGGAAGCTTTATGGCGAGCTAATGAAGCGATTTTGCAGGATCAGCAAAGTCATCCTGAACGTGCTGATATGGGGACAACGGCTGTATTAGTGATGTTTCGCTCTGGAGAACCCCCTTGGTGCGCTCATGTTGGCGACTCCAGGCTATATCGGTTGCGAGAGTCCGAATTACAACAGCTAACTGAAGACCATACTTGGGTAGCACGCGCTCTCAAAATGGGTGATATCACGTCTGAGGAAGCGCGAATTCATCATTTTCGTCATGTCTTGTCCCGTTGTTTGGGACGTGAAGACCTAAATCAGGTTGATGTTCAACAACTAGATGTGAAAATCGGCGATCGCCTGCTGTTGTGCAGTGACGGACTGACAGAAGAACTTGTTGATGAAAACATTGCTTGTTACCTCAAAGAAAGCCCGTCAATAGAAAAAGCAGCTATTTCTCTAGTCGAAGCTGCCAAACAAGAAGGCGGACACGATAACATCACTGTCGTCATCGTCGCTGTTGAAGGAAATAGTCAGTAG
- a CDS encoding ABC1 kinase family protein → MEKGYTDKAYRWNRENYSSRRRFVDIWSFVLTLMFKFWLYKKSWSYPGGVTEAKQAARRKAQAVWIRNTLLDLGPTFIKVGQLFSTRADLFPSEYVEELSKLQDKVPAFSYEQVEATIEQELGKKIPELFHSFEPIPLAAASLGQVHKAVLHSTEAVVVKVQRPGLKKLFEIDLKILKGIARYFQNHPEWGRGRDWMGIYEECCRILWEEIDYLSEGRNADTFRRNFRTYNWVKVPRIYWRYTSSRVLTLEYLPGIKISQYEAIEAAGLDRKQIARQGAQAYLHQLLNNGFFHADPHPGNIAVSPDEGALIFYDFGMMGRIKSNIREGLMETLFGIASKDGDRVVNSLIDLGALAPTEDMGPVRRSVQYMLDHFMDQPFENQSVAAISDDLYEIAYNQPFRFPATFTFVMRAFSTLEGVGKGLDPEFNFMEVAKPYAMQLMTNMNGSDAGNSFFNELGRQAAQVSSTALGLPRRLEDTLENLERGDVRLRVRSIETERLLRRQSSIQIGIVYALIISAFTLSATILFVNHYFWQALLIGLIAAAVSWLLIRLLMRLDRYDRMY, encoded by the coding sequence ATGGAAAAAGGTTATACAGATAAAGCATACCGTTGGAATCGCGAAAACTATTCCAGTAGACGGCGTTTTGTAGACATTTGGTCATTTGTGTTGACCTTGATGTTCAAATTTTGGCTCTACAAAAAATCTTGGAGTTACCCAGGTGGAGTCACTGAAGCCAAGCAAGCTGCTAGACGCAAAGCGCAAGCAGTTTGGATTCGCAATACTCTACTGGATTTAGGGCCAACTTTTATCAAAGTCGGACAACTTTTTTCTACCCGTGCCGATTTATTTCCCAGTGAATATGTAGAAGAACTGTCAAAGCTACAAGACAAAGTACCGGCTTTTAGCTACGAACAGGTAGAAGCAACTATTGAGCAAGAACTGGGCAAAAAAATTCCCGAACTCTTCCACAGTTTTGAGCCAATTCCCCTAGCTGCTGCTAGCTTGGGGCAGGTACACAAGGCTGTGCTGCACTCAACAGAAGCGGTTGTTGTTAAGGTTCAACGCCCAGGACTAAAAAAGCTGTTTGAAATTGATTTAAAAATTCTCAAAGGTATTGCCCGCTACTTCCAAAACCATCCGGAATGGGGACGGGGGCGAGATTGGATGGGAATTTATGAAGAGTGCTGCCGCATTCTTTGGGAAGAAATTGATTATCTCAGCGAAGGTCGCAACGCCGATACTTTTCGTCGGAATTTTCGCACTTACAACTGGGTGAAAGTACCACGTATTTACTGGCGCTACACTTCATCACGAGTACTGACGCTGGAATATCTTCCGGGTATTAAAATTAGCCAATATGAAGCTATAGAGGCTGCGGGTTTAGATCGTAAACAAATTGCTCGTCAGGGCGCTCAAGCCTATCTGCACCAGCTACTCAACAATGGCTTTTTTCATGCCGACCCCCACCCTGGCAATATCGCCGTTAGTCCTGACGAAGGCGCTTTGATATTTTACGATTTTGGCATGATGGGGCGGATTAAGTCCAACATCCGCGAAGGACTGATGGAAACACTATTTGGTATTGCTTCCAAAGATGGTGATCGCGTTGTTAACTCTCTGATTGATTTAGGCGCATTAGCACCAACGGAAGACATGGGACCGGTGCGGCGTTCTGTCCAGTACATGCTGGATCATTTTATGGATCAACCTTTTGAAAATCAGTCCGTAGCTGCTATCAGTGACGATTTGTACGAGATAGCTTATAATCAGCCTTTTAGATTTCCAGCTACTTTCACTTTCGTCATGCGAGCCTTCTCGACTCTGGAAGGCGTGGGCAAGGGGTTAGATCCGGAATTTAACTTTATGGAAGTTGCCAAACCATATGCAATGCAGCTTATGACTAATATGAATGGTTCTGATGCTGGCAATAGCTTTTTTAATGAATTAGGCCGGCAAGCTGCTCAAGTAAGTAGCACAGCACTTGGATTACCACGTAGACTGGAAGATACTCTAGAAAATCTAGAGCGCGGAGACGTACGCCTTCGCGTTCGGTCAATAGAAACAGAGCGTCTACTGCGGCGGCAAAGCAGTATTCAGATAGGGATAGTCTATGCCCTAATTATTAGTGCTTTTACGCTTTCAGCAACGATTTTATTCGTTAATCATTATTTTTGGCAGGCGCTTTTGATTGGTTTGATCGCAGCCGCAGTATCATGGTTGCTAATTAGACTGCTGATGCGTCTCGACCGTTATGACCGTATGTATTAA
- a CDS encoding peptidylprolyl isomerase: protein MTTQSLLVGSEMLQADELLSLLHRYQLLPQVLRAKVIDEAIAQFSCTEAEKEAAIAHFCQRYQLTSKELQKTWLQQHHLTEAAMQELAIRPVLIKKFQYAMWGKKLESYFLQRKADLDQVVYSMIRTQDEGLVQELYFRILEGEQSFAAAAQQYSQGPESKTGGVLGPVPLSQPHPVIQKILSASQPGQLWEPRLIADWFVIIRLEKFLPAQLDETMQLWLLDELFESWIQTQIQTRLQSSNHCVESVAA from the coding sequence ATGACGACACAAAGCTTACTAGTGGGTAGCGAAATGCTTCAGGCAGATGAATTGTTGTCTTTACTGCATCGTTACCAGTTGTTGCCGCAGGTCTTACGGGCCAAAGTGATAGACGAAGCGATCGCCCAATTTTCTTGCACAGAAGCAGAAAAAGAAGCAGCGATCGCCCACTTTTGCCAACGTTACCAACTCACCTCAAAAGAGCTACAAAAGACATGGTTGCAACAGCACCATCTCACTGAAGCAGCGATGCAAGAGTTGGCAATTCGTCCAGTACTGATCAAGAAATTCCAGTATGCCATGTGGGGCAAAAAACTGGAGTCCTATTTCCTACAACGCAAAGCAGACCTGGATCAAGTCGTGTATTCCATGATTCGCACCCAGGATGAAGGGCTAGTCCAGGAATTATATTTTCGGATTCTTGAGGGAGAACAATCCTTTGCCGCCGCCGCCCAGCAGTATTCCCAAGGCCCAGAATCAAAAACAGGGGGAGTTTTGGGACCAGTTCCTTTGTCTCAACCCCATCCGGTAATTCAAAAAATTTTGTCTGCGAGTCAACCAGGGCAACTTTGGGAACCACGCTTAATAGCCGATTGGTTTGTGATTATTCGCCTAGAGAAATTCTTGCCTGCACAGTTGGATGAAACTATGCAGTTGTGGTTGCTAGACGAACTCTTTGAAAGCTGGATACAAACACAAATTCAAACGCGCCTACAATCTTCTAACCATTGTGTGGAGTCTGTTGCGGCATGA